Genomic DNA from Desulfonema ishimotonii:
ATAGTGATCTTTTTCAGGGATCAGCACGGATTCAACAAGACTGCCGTCGGTCAGGCAGAAAAGGTATTTTTTCGAGCCGTCCGAAGAGGTTTCGATCCGCCGTTTTTTCAGGCGGGAGAGGGTGAAATTTTCGACCAGCAGCAGCCGGAGCGCGTTGCTCAGATCGGTCATGGCCTCAAAGCTGTCCGCCTGGCGCATGTAGATCCATTTGAAGATCTGCCGGGCACGGTACGGTGCCATCTTTCGGGATTTGAGCCATTCGACAAGCTGGTCCTGGGATAATTCCTTAATATCGGTTTTGTCCTGCATATTTTTCATTGTAATATATCCGGTTTCCTTGTAAATAATTTTGCTTGACATAACACTATTTACATATTAGGTTCAAGAGTTTTAATCTTCAAATAATTGGTGTGGTTATGTTTGACAACTTAAGCGCCAGGCTTGATTCCGTATTCAAAAAACTGAAAGGCCACGGCAAGCTGACGGAAAAGAACATTGAAGAGGGGCTGAAGGAAGTCCGCATGGCCCTTCTTGAGGCGGATGTTCACTACAAGGTCGCCAAAAACTTTATCGCCAGCGTCAAGACACGGGCACTCGGCCAGGAAGTGATGAGAAGCCTCACCCCCGGCCAGCAGGTCGTCAAGATCGTTAACGACGAGCTGACGGCCCTGATGGGGTCTCAGAATGAGTCGCTGAACCTCTCCGGCCCCAAACCGGTTTCGGTGATGCTGGTGGGCCTTCAGGGGTCCGGTAAAACCACCACGACCGGTAAGCTGGCGGTCTCTCTTCGTAAAGAGGGGAAAAAGCCCTACCTGGTTCCGGCGGACGTTTACCGGCCTGCGGCCATCGAACAGCTCAGAACCCTCGGGGAGCAGCTGGACGTTCCCGTGTACCCCTCTGACGGCGATATGGACCCGGTGGAAATCTGCCGGAAGGCCAGAATCGCCGCCCAGAAGGCGGGATGCGACACCCTGCTGCTGGATACGGCGGGCCGGCTGCACATTGATGAGGCGCTGATGGACGAGCTGGTTCGCATCCGGGACGAGGTTCAGCCATCGGAAATTCTCCTGGTGGCCGATGCCATGACCGGCCAGGATGCGGTGAATATCGCCGAATCCTTTGACAAAGCGCTGGATATCGGCGGTGTGGTGCTCAGCAAAATGGACGGCGATGCCCGCGGCGGTGCGGCCCTTTCCATCAAATCGATCACCGGCAAGCCGATCAAGTTTATCGGCGTCGGGGAAAAGCTGAACCAGCTGGAGCCGTTTCACCCGGACCGTCTGGCCTCCAGCATCCTGGGGATGGGCGATGTCCTCACCCTGATTGAAAAAGCCCAGTCGGTCATTGATGAGGAAAAGGCTGTCGAGCTTGAGAAAAAACTGCGGAAAAGCCAGTTCTCCCTCGAAGATTTCCGGGATCAGATGGTCCAGATACGGAAAATGGGATCACTGAAGGATCTTCTCGGCATGATTCCGGGGATGAGCAAGGTCAAACAGTTCAAAAACATGGAGGTTGATGAAAATGAACTGGTACGGATCGAGGCGATTATCAACTCCATGACGCCGAAGGAACGGACAAACCACGCCATTATTAACGGGAGCAGGCGAAAGCGGATCGCCAGAGGAAGCGGCACCAGGGTGCAGGATGTCAACCGGCTTCTGAAAAATTATACCCAGGTTATGAAAATGATCAAAAAGCTTAACAAAGGCGGCATGCGCGGGTTCGGACGCGGAATGCTGCCTTTTTAGGAAATTTCGGATTTATCAGTGTTTAAAGGAGAAAAAAGTTAAATGCCAGTAAAAATCAGACTTGCCAGACATGGCGCAAAAAAAAGACCCTATTATCGAATTGTTGTCGCAAACAGTGAATCACCGAGAGATGGTAAATTTCTGGAAATTGTCGGAAATTACAATCCTCTGCCGGCCACGGCTGAGGTGAATTTTGATGAAGAGCGCGTCAAGCATTGGATGGATCAGGGCGCAATCCCCACAGACACGGTGAAAAACCTGATGAGAAAACAGGGATTTTTTGCTGATAAGAAAGCCGGGAATACGGAGACCGTAAGTACAAACTGATCGTCTTTCTTGTCCCTGATTCTCAACAACCAACAAAGGAGACGGAAGCTATGAAAGATCTGATTAAGTACATTGCCCAGGCACTGGTTGATAATCCTGATCAGGTAGTGGTTGATGAAGTGGAGGGAAATCAGACCTCTGTTCTGGAGCTAAAAGTCGCTAAAGAGGATTTGGGGAAGGTTATTGGGAAACAGGGCAGAACTGCCAGAGCCATGCGTACCATTCTGAGCGCGGCTTCTGCCAAAGTCAAAAAACGAACCGTATTGGAAATTCTAGAGTAATCCTGTGACAGAAAACGGTTATCTTCAGGTTGGAAAAATTGTCGGGGCCCACGGCATCAAGGGCCTCCTCAAGGTCTACTCCTATATGGAGTCTCTATCCGTTTTCGAGCCGGAGGCCTCAGTCCTGTTCAGAGATTCCGGAGGCAGGGAAAGGATCTGTGTCGTCAGATGGGCCAAACCCCATAAACGACAGCTGTTCCTTCTGTCTCTGGAAGGCATTCATGATCGCAACCAGGCTGAACCGATGGTCGGCGGTGAGCTTTTCGTTGACAAGGGACGCCTCCCTGAACCCGAAGACGGGGAATATTACTGGACCGATCTCATGGGGCTTTCCGTGTTTACGGAAAAGGGGGATTGCCTGGGCAGAATCAGCTCCATCATTGAGACCGGCAGCAACGATGTCTACGTCGTCAGGGATGGCAAACAGGAAACCCTGGTCCCGGCCCTTGAATCGGTTGTGCGGGATATAAATCTTGAAGAAAAAACCATGACGGTGGAACTACCCGAAGGACTATGACGTGAGCAGTTATCAGGCAGACAGTGACCGTCAGGCGCTCGCCTGCTGGCTGGTCACCGGACACTGCACATGGAGTTTACAGTCTTAACGATTTTTCCTGAAATGTTTCCCCCGTTCTGGGAAAACGGCATTATCAGGCGGGCAATCGAGCAGGGAATTATCTCTGCATCTGCCATTAACATCCGGGATTTTACGACAGACCGCCACCGGACGACCGATGACCGCCCTTATGGCGGCGGATGCGGGATGGTGATGAAACCGGAACCGCTGGCCGATGCGATTCGCACGGCCAGGGCAAACGCACCGTCTTCAAAAACCGTACTGATGACCCCACAAGGTAGGCCTTTTAACCAGCGGGTGGCCGAAGAGCTTTCACTGGTTGAGGGGCTTATTTTTGTATGTGGTCGTTACGAAGGCGTGGACGAACGGATCTGTCGGCATTTTATCGACGATGAGATCTCCATCGGTGATTACGTCCTTACGGGCGGTGAGCTGGCATCCATGATCATCATGGATGCGGTGACCCGCCTGCGTCCCGGTGCGCTGGGGGGCGAAGAATCGGCAGCCAGGGATTCCTTTTCCGAAAACGTTCTGGAACACGCCCACTACACACGGCCCCGGAATTTTGAGGGGGATGAGGTGCCGGACGTACTCCTGTCGGGCAATCACCGGGAAATTGAAAAATGGCGGCTGGAGACATCGCTGATCCGGACTTTTCTGAAAAGACCGGATCTGCTCAGGGAACGGCCTTTAAGCCCTCATGAAATCAATATTTTAAAAAACTGGTGTTCGGATATTGAAACCATCATACAGACCCGATCTCTACCTGACGCTGATCCACCATCCGGTGGTCAATAAGGGGGGCGATACCATTGCGTCGTCCGTCACCAACCTGGACCTGCACGATATCGCAAGGGCATCCCGGACCTACGGCGTCCGGGCCTTTTATGTGGTGACACCCCTTGAAGATCAGAAGAAACTGGTCGAACGGATTGTGGACCACTGGGTCAGCGGTGCGGGGGCGGCCTATAATCCCATGCGGCGTGAAGCCCTGGAACTGATCCGGATTGCCCGTTCTGCCGAGGCGGTATATGAGGATATCCGGCGCAGAGGGGGCGGCATTCCGAAGTCGGTGGTCACCACGGCCCAAAGCGGCGGGCCGACCATAAGCTGCGGGGAATTGCGGGGTATGCTCCGCAGCGGCGGGCCATACCTGCTGAATTTCGGCACAGCCTGGGGCCTTTCAAAAGAGTTTATCTCCGGCGCGGATTACGTGCTGGAGCCGATAAAAGGCAATACGGATTACAACCACCTGCCGGTCCGTTCGGCGGTGTCGATCATTCTGGACCGGCTGGTGGGAAGATAGTTTTATGTTTTTTTCGTTCTGTCGGCTGCGGTGACACACCGGCCTGCGGCGAATCAAACCGCTGAAACCAATTAATTTAGGGAGATAAGATAAAATGAAAGCATTACAGCAGTTAGAAAGAGAAATGATGCGCCTTGACATACCGGATTTCATTGCCGGCGACACGGTCAAGGTTCATGTGAAAATTAAAGAAGGCGAAAAAGAGCGTATCCAGGTCTTCCAGGGCATCGTCATTGCCCGCCACAACGGCATGGCCAATGCCACCTTCATGGTCCGTAAAATCTCTTACGGCATCGGCGTCGAGCGTATTTTTCCGCTCCACTCTCCCATCATCGACAGAATCGAAGTGATTACCAAAGGCCGTGTCCGCCGCTCCAAGATCTACTATCTGCGGAAACTGCGCGGCAAGGCAGCAAGAATCAAAGAGCGCAGAATCAACTAAATTTGCAGATGCGGGCATTTGAGAAAAAAGCAGTTGAAAAGGGCTTTTCGATCATTGCGGGCGTTGACGAGGCCGGCCGGGGACCCCTGGCTGGCCCGGTTGTCTCGGCGGCGGTGATTCTGCCCGATTCATTTTCCGACCCGGATATTGACGATTCCAAGAAACTGTCCCCGAAAAAACGGGAACGTTTGTTCGATACCATCCGGGCTCATGCCCTCAGTGTCGGTGTCAGCATTGTCGGACCCGATGAAATCGACCGCATCAACATCTTCCAGGCGAGCCTGCGCACCATGCTGCTGGCCGTAAGGCAGCTGACCCCGCAACCGGATTACCTCCTGGTTGACGGCAAATTCCCCATCCCCGCCCTCGGCATCCCCCAGGAACCCATCATAAAGGGGGACAGCCTGAGCCTTTCCATTGCATCGGCCTCGATCATCGCCAAAGTCACCCGCGACCGGCTGATGGCGGACTATGATGCAGCCTGGCCGCAATACGGATTTGCACAGCACAAAGGCTATCCCACAAAAGCCCACAGGGAAGCCATCCGGGAATTCGGCCCCTGTCCCATCCACCGCAGAAGCTTCAAAGGCGTCCGGGAATATGCGGACCCTCTGAATTTCAGATGGCCGCAGCCGTGAACCGCCAACAGCATTTCGGCAGAGAAGGCGAATCGCTCGCGGCCCGTTACCTTGAACAGAACGGGTATCAGATTCTGGTGATGAACTACCGCGCCCCGACCGGTGAGATCGACATCATCGCCAGAGAGGGGAATACACTCGCCTTCGTGGAGGTCAAGGCCCGCCGGTCCGGCAGATTCGGCAGCCCCAAACACGCTGTGGACCGCAGAAAACAGCGGAAAATCTCCATGACCGCCCTTCACTATCTCAAAGAGACCGGACAGCACAACGTCCGGGCACGTTTTGACGTGATATCGATCCTCTCGGCCACGGCCCTGCCCCGCATCGAACTGATCCGAAACGCATTCGGACTCTGCTATGGCGGATAACCCTGCGCGGAAACGACGCCCCGGTGCCATTACATTAAGGAAAACCGGGACTGCGCGGGATTTGCCGAAGTCCCGTCTTTCCGGGAACTCCGCTTAACCTAATGGCAGTGGTGCGATGCCCCTGACGCCATCGGTGTCACGATCCCGTGTACAGCCGGGGAACCCGTCCGGTAATTGTGGAAACGATCTCGTAGCTGATGGTACTGAGGGTGGCGGCCAGCTCATCCACATGGAGGGT
This window encodes:
- the rimM gene encoding ribosome maturation factor RimM (Essential for efficient processing of 16S rRNA); this translates as MTENGYLQVGKIVGAHGIKGLLKVYSYMESLSVFEPEASVLFRDSGGRERICVVRWAKPHKRQLFLLSLEGIHDRNQAEPMVGGELFVDKGRLPEPEDGEYYWTDLMGLSVFTEKGDCLGRISSIIETGSNDVYVVRDGKQETLVPALESVVRDINLEEKTMTVELPEGL
- a CDS encoding KH domain-containing protein gives rise to the protein MKDLIKYIAQALVDNPDQVVVDEVEGNQTSVLELKVAKEDLGKVIGKQGRTARAMRTILSAASAKVKKRTVLEILE
- the trmD gene encoding tRNA (guanosine(37)-N1)-methyltransferase TrmD — encoded protein: MEFTVLTIFPEMFPPFWENGIIRRAIEQGIISASAINIRDFTTDRHRTTDDRPYGGGCGMVMKPEPLADAIRTARANAPSSKTVLMTPQGRPFNQRVAEELSLVEGLIFVCGRYEGVDERICRHFIDDEISIGDYVLTGGELASMIIMDAVTRLRPGALGGEESAARDSFSENVLEHAHYTRPRNFEGDEVPDVLLSGNHREIEKWRLETSLIRTFLKRPDLLRERPLSPHEINILKNWCSDIETIIQTRSLPDADPPSGGQ
- a CDS encoding YraN family protein — its product is MNRQQHFGREGESLAARYLEQNGYQILVMNYRAPTGEIDIIAREGNTLAFVEVKARRSGRFGSPKHAVDRRKQRKISMTALHYLKETGQHNVRARFDVISILSATALPRIELIRNAFGLCYGG
- a CDS encoding RNA methyltransferase; this translates as MKPSYRPDLYLTLIHHPVVNKGGDTIASSVTNLDLHDIARASRTYGVRAFYVVTPLEDQKKLVERIVDHWVSGAGAAYNPMRREALELIRIARSAEAVYEDIRRRGGGIPKSVVTTAQSGGPTISCGELRGMLRSGGPYLLNFGTAWGLSKEFISGADYVLEPIKGNTDYNHLPVRSAVSIILDRLVGR
- the rpsP gene encoding 30S ribosomal protein S16 — translated: MPVKIRLARHGAKKRPYYRIVVANSESPRDGKFLEIVGNYNPLPATAEVNFDEERVKHWMDQGAIPTDTVKNLMRKQGFFADKKAGNTETVSTN
- the ffh gene encoding signal recognition particle protein, whose amino-acid sequence is MFDNLSARLDSVFKKLKGHGKLTEKNIEEGLKEVRMALLEADVHYKVAKNFIASVKTRALGQEVMRSLTPGQQVVKIVNDELTALMGSQNESLNLSGPKPVSVMLVGLQGSGKTTTTGKLAVSLRKEGKKPYLVPADVYRPAAIEQLRTLGEQLDVPVYPSDGDMDPVEICRKARIAAQKAGCDTLLLDTAGRLHIDEALMDELVRIRDEVQPSEILLVADAMTGQDAVNIAESFDKALDIGGVVLSKMDGDARGGAALSIKSITGKPIKFIGVGEKLNQLEPFHPDRLASSILGMGDVLTLIEKAQSVIDEEKAVELEKKLRKSQFSLEDFRDQMVQIRKMGSLKDLLGMIPGMSKVKQFKNMEVDENELVRIEAIINSMTPKERTNHAIINGSRRKRIARGSGTRVQDVNRLLKNYTQVMKMIKKLNKGGMRGFGRGMLPF
- a CDS encoding ribonuclease HII, with the protein product MRAFEKKAVEKGFSIIAGVDEAGRGPLAGPVVSAAVILPDSFSDPDIDDSKKLSPKKRERLFDTIRAHALSVGVSIVGPDEIDRINIFQASLRTMLLAVRQLTPQPDYLLVDGKFPIPALGIPQEPIIKGDSLSLSIASASIIAKVTRDRLMADYDAAWPQYGFAQHKGYPTKAHREAIREFGPCPIHRRSFKGVREYADPLNFRWPQP
- the rplS gene encoding 50S ribosomal protein L19, giving the protein MKALQQLEREMMRLDIPDFIAGDTVKVHVKIKEGEKERIQVFQGIVIARHNGMANATFMVRKISYGIGVERIFPLHSPIIDRIEVITKGRVRRSKIYYLRKLRGKAARIKERRIN